The Pseudomonas sp. DG56-2 genome contains a region encoding:
- a CDS encoding cbb3-type cytochrome c oxidase subunit I, which yields MSTANPHLKFASQAVAKPYFVFALILFLGQVLFGLIMGLQYVIGDFLFPAIPFNVARMVHTNLLIVWLLFGFMGAAYYLIPEEADRELHSPKLAIVLFWVFAAAGVLTILGYLLVPYAGLARLTHNELLPTMGREFLEQPTITKMGIVVVCLGFLYNIGMTLLKGRKTTVSMVMMTGLIGLAVFFLFSFYNPGNLARDKFYWWWVVHLWVEGVWELIMGSMLAFVLIKITGVDREVVEKWLYVIIAMALITGIIGTGHHFFWIGAPEVWLWVGSIFSAMEPLPFLAMVLFAFTMVRNRRRQHPNRAATLWAKGTTVTAFFGAGVWGFLHTLAPVNFYTHGTQLTAAHGHLAFYGAYAMIVMTLISYAMPRLRGLGEAADERSQTLEVWGFWLMTLSMVMITLLLTAAGVVQVMLQRWAEDGSAMPFMSTTEHLRGLFWARLVSGVGFMAGLLCYLLSFRQRGRAALRAPARVVPS from the coding sequence ATGAGTACTGCCAATCCCCATCTTAAATTCGCTTCGCAGGCCGTCGCCAAGCCTTACTTTGTATTTGCCCTGATCCTGTTTCTCGGTCAGGTGCTGTTCGGTTTGATCATGGGCCTGCAATACGTGATCGGTGACTTCCTGTTCCCGGCCATTCCCTTCAACGTGGCGCGCATGGTGCACACCAACCTGCTGATTGTCTGGTTGCTGTTCGGTTTCATGGGCGCGGCCTATTACCTGATTCCGGAAGAGGCCGATCGCGAGCTGCATAGCCCGAAACTGGCAATCGTATTGTTCTGGGTGTTCGCCGCCGCAGGTGTGCTGACGATCCTCGGCTACCTGCTGGTACCCTACGCCGGCCTTGCCAGACTGACCCACAACGAATTGCTGCCGACCATGGGGCGCGAGTTCCTCGAGCAACCAACCATCACCAAAATGGGTATCGTGGTGGTGTGCCTGGGTTTTCTCTACAACATCGGCATGACCTTGCTCAAAGGCCGCAAGACCACCGTCAGCATGGTCATGATGACCGGGTTGATCGGTTTGGCGGTGTTCTTCCTGTTCTCCTTTTACAACCCCGGTAACCTGGCGCGTGACAAGTTCTACTGGTGGTGGGTTGTGCACCTGTGGGTGGAAGGGGTGTGGGAACTGATCATGGGCTCGATGCTGGCGTTCGTGCTGATCAAGATCACCGGTGTCGATCGCGAGGTCGTGGAGAAGTGGCTGTACGTGATCATCGCCATGGCCCTGATCACCGGCATCATCGGTACCGGCCACCACTTCTTCTGGATCGGTGCGCCTGAAGTCTGGTTGTGGGTTGGCTCGATCTTCTCGGCAATGGAGCCGCTGCCGTTCCTGGCGATGGTGCTGTTTGCCTTCACCATGGTTCGTAACCGCCGTCGGCAACACCCTAATCGTGCCGCCACGCTGTGGGCCAAGGGCACGACGGTAACAGCGTTCTTTGGCGCGGGTGTCTGGGGTTTTCTGCATACCCTGGCGCCAGTGAACTTCTATACCCACGGCACGCAGCTGACCGCAGCTCACGGTCACCTGGCGTTCTACGGTGCTTACGCAATGATCGTCATGACCCTCATCAGCTACGCCATGCCGCGCCTGCGTGGCTTGGGTGAGGCCGCCGATGAGCGTTCGCAGACCCTGGAGGTGTGGGGTTTCTGGCTGATGACCTTGTCGATGGTAATGATCACTCTGTTGCTCACCGCTGCCGGCGTGGTGCAGGTGATGTTGCAACGCTGGGCCGAGGACGGCAGCGCCATGCCATTCATGTCCACCACCGAACACCTGCGCGGGCTGTTCTGGGCACGCCTGGTCAGTGGCGTGGGCTTTATGGCCGGGCTGTTGTGCTACCTGCTGAGTTTCCGCCAGCGTGGGCGGGCGGCATTGCGCGCACCGGCACGGGTGGTGCCGTCATGA
- a CDS encoding cytochrome c — MSETFTKGMARNIYFGGSIFFFLIFLALTYHTEQTFPERSNAAQLTDAVIRGKTVWEQNNCIGCHTLLGEGAYFAPELGNVVQRRGGDDGFKPFLHAWMKMQPLNVPGRRAMPQFNLSDQEVDDIAEFLKWTSKINTNGWPPNKEG; from the coding sequence ATGTCAGAGACCTTCACCAAGGGCATGGCCAGGAACATCTATTTTGGGGGAAGCATTTTTTTCTTCCTGATATTCCTGGCCTTGACCTACCACACCGAGCAAACCTTTCCCGAACGGAGCAATGCCGCGCAACTAACCGACGCCGTGATTCGCGGCAAGACAGTCTGGGAGCAAAACAACTGTATTGGCTGCCACACCCTGCTGGGCGAGGGTGCGTATTTCGCGCCTGAGTTGGGCAACGTTGTCCAGCGCCGTGGTGGCGATGACGGCTTCAAGCCTTTTCTGCATGCGTGGATGAAGATGCAGCCGTTGAACGTCCCGGGCCGTCGAGCCATGCCGCAGTTCAACTTGAGCGACCAGGAGGTCGACGACATCGCCGAATTCCTCAAATGGACGTCGAAAATAAATACCAATGGCTGGCCGCCAAACAAGGAGGGCTGA
- a CDS encoding cytochrome C oxidase subunit IV family protein: protein MLASKFLLRCWLALACLSLVTVALAQGRASVWLVLLLAVLKAWLITDGFMELRHGPWRWRALMLAWALLLALLVGVSLSLRS, encoded by the coding sequence ATGCTCGCATCGAAGTTTTTGCTGCGCTGCTGGCTGGCCCTGGCATGCCTGAGCCTGGTCACCGTGGCACTGGCGCAGGGCAGGGCAAGCGTCTGGCTGGTCCTGCTGCTGGCGGTGCTCAAAGCCTGGTTGATCACGGACGGCTTCATGGAACTGCGCCACGGACCATGGCGCTGGCGCGCCTTGATGTTGGCCTGGGCGCTGCTGCTGGCATTGCTGGTGGGCGTGAGCTTGAGCCTTCGCAGCTAA
- a CDS encoding cytochrome c oxidase subunit 3 family protein, whose product MSTSANVVVAPRRLPGDLAMWFFILAELSVFALLILAFATTQALKPQLFADSRQLLDTSTGLAMTLSLLSAGFLAALAQERVRQARPRQAGGLLLLALLVACGYLGLKLGEYQHLLSLGLDLEHNTFFTLYWLLTGFHFLHVLLGMLILAWLAKGCWRGVYSPGRCSGFESGVLYWHMVDLIWVVLFPLVYVLD is encoded by the coding sequence ATGTCCACTTCGGCTAACGTAGTGGTTGCTCCCCGGCGCTTGCCGGGGGATCTGGCGATGTGGTTTTTCATCCTCGCCGAGCTGTCGGTGTTCGCTTTGCTGATTCTGGCGTTCGCGACCACTCAGGCGCTCAAGCCACAACTGTTCGCTGACAGCCGACAGTTGCTCGACACCTCTACGGGCCTGGCGATGACCTTGAGTCTTCTCAGTGCCGGGTTTCTGGCTGCACTGGCGCAAGAGCGGGTGCGGCAGGCACGACCGCGACAGGCGGGCGGGCTTCTGCTGCTGGCATTGTTGGTCGCCTGCGGCTACCTGGGCCTGAAGCTAGGTGAATACCAGCATCTACTCAGCCTGGGGCTGGACCTTGAGCACAACACGTTCTTTACCCTGTACTGGCTGCTCACCGGCTTTCACTTCCTGCATGTGCTACTCGGCATGCTGATTCTGGCCTGGTTGGCCAAGGGCTGCTGGCGCGGTGTGTATAGTCCGGGCAGGTGCAGTGGATTCGAGTCCGGGGTGTTGTATTGGCATATGGTCGACCTGATCTGGGTCGTGCTGTTTCCCCTGGTCTACGTTCTGGATTGA
- a CDS encoding CbbQ/NirQ/NorQ/GpvN family protein, translating to MTLTVVSETRSKPFYQPQHNEQALFEQAWRHGLPVLIKGPTGCGKTRFVQHMAQRLNLPLHTVACHDDLSAADLVGRHLIGAQGTWWQDGPLTRAVREGGICYLDEVVEARQDTVVVLHPLADDRRELFLERTGEVLQAPPSFMLVVSYNPGYQNLLKGMKPSTRQRFVAMRFDYPAAADEAHIVRHEAGVDAALANQVVRLGQALRRLENHDLEEVASTRLLIFTARMIGAGMNPREACLACLAEPLSDDPVTVAALMDVVDVHFG from the coding sequence ATGACCCTCACCGTTGTTTCCGAAACTCGAAGCAAACCCTTCTATCAACCACAGCACAACGAACAGGCGCTCTTCGAGCAGGCCTGGCGCCACGGCCTGCCCGTGCTGATCAAAGGCCCGACCGGCTGCGGCAAGACCCGCTTCGTCCAGCATATGGCGCAGCGCCTGAACCTGCCGCTACACACTGTTGCCTGTCACGATGACTTGAGTGCAGCTGACCTGGTCGGCCGCCACCTGATCGGCGCGCAGGGCACCTGGTGGCAGGATGGACCATTGACCCGCGCGGTGCGCGAAGGTGGCATCTGCTACCTCGACGAGGTGGTCGAAGCGCGTCAGGACACCGTCGTGGTTCTGCATCCGCTGGCTGATGACCGCCGCGAGCTGTTTCTGGAGCGTACCGGTGAAGTGTTGCAGGCACCCCCGTCGTTCATGTTAGTGGTGTCTTACAACCCTGGTTACCAGAACCTGCTCAAGGGCATGAAACCCAGTACCCGCCAACGCTTCGTGGCGATGCGTTTCGACTATCCGGCAGCCGCCGATGAAGCGCATATCGTGCGCCATGAAGCCGGGGTGGATGCTGCATTGGCCAACCAGGTAGTGCGCCTGGGACAGGCGCTGCGGCGCCTGGAGAACCATGATCTGGAGGAGGTTGCCTCGACCCGCCTGCTGATTTTTACCGCGCGCATGATCGGCGCCGGGATGAATCCGCGTGAAGCCTGTCTGGCCTGCCTGGCCGAGCCTCTGAGTGATGATCCGGTGACGGTCGCGGCGTTGATGGACGTGGTCGATGTCCACTTCGGCTAA
- the hemN gene encoding oxygen-independent coproporphyrinogen III oxidase: MTPAFEFNRTLVKKYDRPGPRYTSYPTAPQFHEAFAVDDYLQAVTASNQAAIAKPLSAYIHIPFCQSLCYYCACNKIITRKTHRATEYLDYLKREIAMQGQLFDRTRRLTQLHLGGGTPTYLTGEQLAELMECLRQAFNMDDSDSHEFSIEVDPRTISTEQIQVLRGLGFNRLSFGVQDFDADVQAAVNRQQSEQQIYELVAAARQAQFKSVSVDLIYGLPLQTVHSFDVTLSKIIALRPDRIAAYSYAHLPQQVRAQRMIRPQDMPPPERKLELLELTIRRLTEAGYVYIGMDHFALPDDELSLARANGTLQRNFQGYSTHADCDLIGLGVSSIGKVGDSYSQSVKLLSQYYARLDQGMLPVQRGYRLNADDVLRREVINELMCHGRIDFARFEAVHGVRFSDYFAEALQQLAEQVDDHLLAIDQDTLQLLPQGQLMMRNTAMAFDAYLGGGRKGQFSRTV; this comes from the coding sequence ATGACGCCAGCATTTGAGTTCAATCGTACCCTGGTGAAGAAATACGACCGGCCAGGGCCGCGCTACACCTCCTACCCGACGGCGCCGCAGTTCCATGAGGCATTCGCCGTCGATGACTACCTGCAGGCGGTGACGGCCAGCAATCAGGCGGCAATCGCCAAGCCACTGTCGGCCTATATTCACATCCCGTTTTGCCAGAGCCTCTGTTACTACTGCGCCTGCAACAAGATCATCACCCGTAAGACTCATCGTGCCACCGAATATCTTGATTACCTCAAGCGTGAAATAGCCATGCAGGGGCAATTGTTCGACCGCACCCGCAGGCTGACCCAACTGCATCTGGGCGGTGGTACGCCGACTTACCTGACCGGTGAGCAATTGGCCGAACTGATGGAATGCTTGCGTCAGGCCTTCAACATGGACGACAGCGATAGCCACGAGTTTTCCATCGAGGTCGACCCGCGCACCATCAGCACTGAGCAGATTCAGGTGCTGCGCGGCCTGGGCTTCAACCGTTTGAGTTTTGGCGTGCAGGATTTCGACGCCGATGTGCAGGCTGCGGTCAATCGCCAGCAAAGCGAGCAGCAGATCTACGAATTGGTCGCGGCCGCACGCCAGGCGCAGTTCAAGTCGGTCAGTGTCGACCTTATCTACGGCTTGCCTCTGCAAACGGTTCACAGCTTCGACGTTACCCTGAGCAAGATCATTGCCCTGCGTCCGGATCGGATCGCCGCCTACAGTTACGCGCATCTTCCGCAGCAGGTCCGTGCGCAGCGCATGATTCGTCCGCAGGACATGCCGCCGCCAGAGCGCAAGCTGGAATTGCTGGAGTTGACCATCCGCCGTCTCACCGAAGCCGGCTATGTGTACATCGGCATGGACCATTTTGCCTTGCCGGATGATGAGCTGAGCCTGGCCCGCGCCAATGGCACGTTGCAGCGTAATTTTCAGGGTTACTCAACTCATGCTGACTGTGACCTCATCGGTCTGGGCGTGTCGTCGATCGGCAAGGTGGGCGACAGTTACAGCCAGAGCGTCAAGCTGCTCTCGCAGTACTATGCGCGGCTTGACCAGGGCATGCTGCCGGTCCAGCGTGGCTATCGCCTGAACGCCGATGACGTGTTGCGCCGTGAAGTGATCAACGAGTTGATGTGTCACGGACGCATCGACTTTGCCAGGTTCGAAGCCGTGCACGGTGTTCGTTTCAGTGACTATTTTGCCGAGGCGCTGCAGCAACTGGCCGAACAGGTCGATGACCATTTGCTGGCAATTGACCAGGATACCCTGCAGCTGCTGCCCCAGGGACAACTGATGATGCGCAACACCGCCATGGCCTTTGACGCCTATCTCGGTGGAGGCCGTAAAGGCCAGTTTTCACGCACGGTCTGA